aaaaaatcacgttttttttcgcttcaactCCCAACTCAActtgtgtcaaaattgtctaaaaatgtaattttgtattttgaatttgattttaaaataatataaaatgtgCTACAAAACCTTCACTAGTTTTAAAAAGCTCAtgccaataaaaaatattcttctTATCAGGCTTCCTTTTGCaattgaaaattggcaaatcGTGTTTGTTGAatctgtgttttgaaaattctttcttcTCATTTTGCATCAATTATCTATACctaaatacctacgagtatgccAGAACATCaagataatttctgaaactgggcaAATATTTTGTGACTCGATGGTTACAGTATTATTGTTTGGAATACAGCTAGTGGTGCCAATGTTTCGATTATTATCGCTtaacttatatttttttaaaaatcgagaaaaaaaatccaaaaacttacctattttaaattttctcgaatttttataaattggtaATGAtgtgtttttatgtttttgcgTTGGTAACTAAtgagaaatacctacttattcgagaagaaaaaacttggaatttaCCATTTGATGTGATCAGGTGTGGTTTGATCAAATTGGATGAATTGATCGAAATTCTAATCTGATTTGATCTGGTCAATGTGCTGATTAGATGAGACCCAAATCCAATATTTTTCCCCCAGGCATGCTTGTGTATTAGGAACGAAAGAATGTGAATCTAGAACCATTCAATATATACTGACGTACGTACATCTTCATTCCATTATCTGTGCGATCCTCgtcgaatttatttatttctcgaGTATGTTCTGAGGTCTTTGAATGAATGTACAATAATTAGAgaataatttctcatttaaaaagcTCGTGTGCTAGCTTAACTACATCATCAGCTTCAGTGAGGTGTTAGGAAAGGAAAACTAGTGTTTGAATTTCTGTTTCAAaagtattgtttgaaaaattatcgactgCTTTTGAAATACTGCAGACTGCCTTTGTGCTCACTTCCATTATTTTTGTTAATGTCTCTAGTTGGAGTGTTCATATCACACCATTAATTCAAATATTACGATTCCAGGTTCGAATTGGAATTGAGCcgggtcaatagaaaaaaaaatggctgagATACCTTCTGACGTGTTTGACATCTTGTATCCGAGTCCAGTATCGCTGAAAAAACTATCAGCAATTGCTGTTAGCCTCGAAACATGGCGTCGTGAAGTGAATAAATTTCGTAGGAACTGCGAATTAGAAAAATATAATCCATTCAAGCAGCTAAACTCATCGAAAACTGTATTTCCCGATTTACCATCTACGCTTTATGGCTTGATCGATGAATATGTCATAAGATTGGGGTCTTCGATGGCTGTTTGGTTGAGAGCACATTTTACTGAAGGATTTTATTTGCATTATAGTGatgaaaatgatgttttgaacGATTTCGATGATTTCGTGTGCGATTACGATGGCACTATTGATTACGTTAAGACCGGCGAACGTATGATGCGATGTGATCGATTTGATGCGGATATTAAATTCGTTGTCGcttgtatatattttttggaaGACGATATTAGACGATTTTGGCCATTAGTATGTGAAAAAATAGACCTAGATGCGATTGAGTTTTACTCAAGTCCACAGTTTTGTGACTACTGGATTCGTTgtctcaaaaatgaacttgatgAGATACCTTTCGGAACGTACAATGATAACGAAACCCTCGATGAAGAAATGCTAGACAAATGCATGTACCTGAAGTACGGTAATAGACGAtgtttagaatatttttggaatcgtataccTTCGGAAAAGCAGATGCAGAAAGCTGAGGATCTTATCGTTTTTCACGATGATTTGTTTACTAGgtacattttaccaaaactcAACGACCAACAGATCAGCCAACTGATCAATACGGAGAGAGAGAACTTGTTGCAAAAATGGTTGGAAAACGTGGATtacgaaaatgatcaaattctACGACTGTGGATGCGCTACAGAAACATGATAAATGCGAGATGTTTCGAAGAAGCGCTCTCACACATGTTGCACAGAAGCAAGCTTCCCCCTAAAAGGCACAAACGCGGAGCCATACAGGATGAAAGTAATAATAGTGATGCTAAAAGCCGTCACGAACGGGTTTACAAGAAGAGGACATATTTGACTTGTGAAATGTGGAATAGTGCTCCGGATCATTTGAAGCGATCAACGATTCATCAAGTTTTACACAATGGTTTTATGTTTGTAGACACGTATGCTCCATACGACGCCGGCATCCTTCTGGCTATTCTTCCTTACGCCACTTTCGAGGATAGAAACAAATTCTGGAATTCCACTTGGCCTAAATTAATCTGTCTCACGCGAGGCGCAAATTTGCAACGTATGATGGAACTGTGTTTTAATACCCAAGATGAGATTTCTCAGTTCAAGCGAAATGTTTTGGCTAAAAGCGATGATGTTGAAAACCTCTGCGTTGAGTATTATTTGAAAGGTTACTGTTTTGAATATGTAAATGATCTTGTTGATTTCTGTTGTCTCGACAACGTACAAACAGCCAGAagcttcaaacaaaaattactgcGGTCTGCTTTTCTCAGTACTCAAGATAGCAGTCTACAGTTAGGCACTTCCTTTCATATCGAAGAATTCAATGGTTTCATTTTGAATGCTTTTGACAGTGAAGATCAAGCctcggttttcaaaaatgacgtgATTTTGTCGCCTTTTTTCCAGCatattttactgaaaatgatAGCGTCGCAATGTAAAAAGCTTATGCAATTCGTCGATGCGTTTGTTTCTTCGAAAGATACcttgaaaaagataaaaacacAAATACTCGAAGCTGTGAAACAATATTATCTGAATCGTAAACGTTGTGGAAACGTATTACCTGTAGAGGACCGGGATACGTTTTTATTGTGGTGTTTGGGTAGTAAAGAAGAAATTTCGCAATTTGAACGACAATATTTTGTCTCTGATGCAGATGGATCATCGTCAGAATGACTCATCGTGGAATGATTATTTCGatgagtaggtatacgtatacgaTTATGGACCTTTCATtaatgtttattgtttatgaTGAGTATATTTATGATTTCATtggtggaggggggagggtggtCGTAGATATTAAATATAAATACATGCaacaatgaattttcatttgtagattataattattgtaataggtacttatttttgttCAGCTAAGGATATGctgttttatgtttttatttatacGTGATTATTAATTATTCTTATCCATTTAGATAAATATTGCATCATAAATTCAAGTGCCTTGATTAGTCTTACACGAAGCTTTCAATAGATTTAgatatgtacgtatgtatttacTTGATTGATCAATTATAATTATTCAATCGCGatattatcgtatttttttcaaacatttgaaacgattacaatgaaaattgaaaattattggaagtCCCAAGTGGTCTTTTGTAGGATGAGATTGAAATGGCTGCCGatgaaaaaagtcaacttgATAGCTCTTATTGTTGCAATtttatatttgagtttttttttcaaatttggcattTCTCAAccaaacttgtttttttttccaaacttcatcgaaaaactctcaaaacaggttgaaaagttcggaaatttgaaaatttgaaaaatgcgtGTCTCAtcttccacaaaaaaaattctgaagtgTTTGCAGAATGCCttgtcaatgaaaaattgaaaacttgattgCATTTTCGACACTCttctccttcaaaaaatttatagaatgacgaaaacattaaaaaaaaaaaacaaaaatgaaaaactgatattGTGTGAAATATTGAACTACCATCTCCCCCTCTCACCCTCCTCCAAACCAATAAAAGAagtaaaatgtttgaaaatttttttgccaaaagtcctgcttagagatgtgcacttttcagaaaagtaattttggtgaaatgaaaagtgaaaagttcattgaaaagtgtgaaaagttgtgaaaagtgtgaaaagtaaatcgtacgtgagtctcattttaaagctctctgcaagagcttcaaattgatgtattttttgcccatctaaaacactcaaaaaaacaaaatcagttttttccacctaattaatcaaatagtggtagttttgagcctttcttgagcctctaacatttttggggttttcagttttgaaaaaaatgtagtacaaaatatcaaaaatgggtgctgaattgcgaaggttgaggagtggagagagtgaaacttgatatttgacttcatcaatgaggtcagtgatctctgatgagtaaattgattggtcactcgcttttttttttttagtgaaaactgaaaagtgaagtgaaaagtaggaacttttcttttcaacttttcattgaaataaaagtacttttcactcttcacttttcagactgcacatctctagtCCTGCTcaagtcctattttttcattttgatatttttttagacaCCTTGCTGCAGAGGTGTAccgatcggtggggggggggagaaggtgTGAGACACTCCCCCTCttaggaagaaaaaatttaagcgaaaagttgagaatttttgggaaaaattgggtgagttaaaaaaagttgagaattttgagaaagttgaaaagaaatttgtgtaagcagggaaaatcaaagaattaccagCAGGAGCCATGGGtgtttacttcttgaattatacattttctaaaattttcgccttcagatcattttccttttccttcCTCCGACCAAAGTTAATTGACTTCTCCCAtcagaaataattttgttttacttgaaataagtattcaaaaaaaaaaaaaaagatctctCCAACGCATTTCAGCCAAAACGGCCAGAAAGTCCCCACTTCTGATGATATATCAAAAAATGCCccatttttcgccaaaaattcgaaCACAATAACTAAATCCTtataaaattggccaaaattggttgtttttaaCAAAATAGAAATGATTccgtaaaaaaatgaagtattgtgattttttgagagattttgcGCTCGCTCGTTGAAATCCCATccatattttagaaaataattatttttaatttcctgaaaacttgaaaatgctaaagccacgaaaatcaactttttgcattcccatcaaaaattcaagaatgatgttgttttattctgtattatttttgaatttgattttcaaaggtcaaaaagcttttaaaaacacgaagaaattgagaatttttgatttttggtttcaatGCCAACCTTACTATAagacaattcaaattttttgtcaaatatataaaggcattgtttttaaaaatttaaaataatccaACATTTCTGTGTCCAACTCCCCCTTCCAAAAATCTGGTCAATTGCACTAGGCAACGGCAAATTTGTGTTCTGGTTGAAAATGGGTCTAATCGATACCTCAGACCCTAAAACAAGAAACAGAGtagggtttttcaatttcagttgtttttatggtcaggagagatgatcaaagttgcaaaaatggccgtttttgccctacttcaagtGTTTGTAGCGATACCGACATaagtattgttttgcgaaaaaaaacaaggtcattttcggattttacGCACTTTTCTAAGcaaactactttccccgatttttgatttttgaagtttcaagcgcatacggaagatttttattattgtataatattttaaaactgggagcgcgcgacgctagcgttactccaccacgtaaccGTGGCGCGGAACTGTGTTCCCCCTAagttcgaattgaatttttcgtatttggaaaaattagtcttatgcgctttaaacttcgaaaatcaagaATCgaggaaagtagtttacttaaaaaagtgtgtagaatccgaaaatgaccttggtttttttcgcaaaacagtacggatgtcgctacaaactcttGAAGTGGGACAAAAAcggcaattttcacaactttgacaGTCTCTCCATGACCACAAGAACAACTCAAAAggcaaaatgtgaaaaacccATTCGgcactgttttttgttttagggacTAAACTAtcaattaagcccattttcaacccaaacacatAAAATAAAGTCAAAAGAAGTTGCTTAGTGTTATTTATTAATGTCTTTAGTTCAAGTGTTCATCTTTTCATCTCACACCATTAATACAATTATTACGATTCTAGGTTCAAATTGGAATTGAGCCGagtcaaaagaaaaaaatggctgAGATACCTTCTGATGTGTTTGACATGCTGCATCCGAGTCCGGTATCGCTGAAAAAACTATCAGCAATGGCTATCACCCTCGAAATGTATCGTcgtgaaatgaataaatatcgTAGTAACtgcaaattggaaaaatataatcCATACAACGTGGTAAACTCATCGAAAACTGTATTTCCCGATTTACCACCTACGCTTTATGGTTTGATCGATGAATATGTCGTAAGATTGGGGCCTTCAATGGCTTTTTGGTTGAGCACACATTATGATGAAGGATTTCATTTGCATTATAGTCATCCGAATCATGTTTTGAAAGACTTCGATAATTTCGTATGCGTTTATAAAGGCTCTATTGATTACCTCAAGACCGCCCAACGTATGATGCAGTGTGATCGATTTGATGTAGATAAAAAATTCGTTGTCGcttgtatatattttttggaaGACGATATTAGACGATTTTGGCCATTAGTACGTGAAAAGATAGACCTGAGTGTGATTGAGTTTTGGAAAAGTCCGTTACTTTATTACTGGATTCGTTGtctcaaaaatgaactcgatGAAATACCTTTCGGTACGTACAATAATAATGAAACCCTCGATGAAGAAATGTTGGACAAATGCATGTACAGTAATAGACGATGcgtagaatatttttggaatcgtataccTTCGAAAAACAAGATGCGGAAAGCCGAAGACCTTATCTATCATCATGATGATTCATTTACCAGgtacattttaccaaaactgaACGACCAACAGATCAGCCAACTGATAAATACGGAGAGAAAGAACTTGTTGCTTGCTTGGTTGGAAAAAGTGGTTTACGAAACAGACCAATTTCTACAACTGTGGATGCGCTACAGAAACATGATAAATGCGAGATGTTTCGAAGATGCGCTCTTACAGATGCTGCATAGAGGCAATCCTCCTCATAAAAGGCAAAGACGCAGAGCCTTAGCCATTCAGTATAGTAAGATTGTTGAAAGCGATAACAAACGGATTTACAATAACAGGACGTATTTGACTTGTGAAATGTGGAATAGTGCACCTGATCATTTGAAACGATCAGCCATTCATAAAATTGTACACACGGGTTTTAtgtttgtaggtaggtatgagtGTGCTACATACGATGTCGGCGTCCTTCTGGCTATTCTTGCTTACGCCACTTTTGAGGATAGAAACAAATTCTGGAATTCCACTTGGCCTAAATTAATCTATCACACGCGAGTTGCAAATTTGCAACGTATGATGGAACTGTGTTTTAAAACCCAAGATGAGATTTCTCAGTTCAAGCGAAATGTTTTGGCTAAAAGCGATGACGTAAAAAAGCAAAGTGTTGAGTATTTGAGAGATAATTGTTTCGAAGAAGCAAATGATCTTGTTGATTTCTGCTG
This region of Planococcus citri chromosome 5, ihPlaCitr1.1, whole genome shotgun sequence genomic DNA includes:
- the LOC135848253 gene encoding uncharacterized protein LOC135848253 isoform X12, with protein sequence MAEIPSDVFDILYPSPVSLKKLSAIAVSLETWRREVNKFRRNCELEKYNPFKQLNSSKTVFPDLPSTLYGLIDEYVIRLGSSMAVWLRAHFTEGFYLHYSDENDVLNDFDDFVCDYDGTIDYVKTGERMMRCDRFDADIKFVVACIYFLEDDIRRFWPLVCEKIDLDAIEFYSSPQFCDYWIRCLKNELDEIPFGTYNDNETLDEEMLDKCMYLKYGNRRCLEYFWNRIPSEKQMQKAEDLIVFHDDLFTRYILPKLNDQQISQLINTERENLLQKWLENVDYENDQILRLWMRYRNMINARCFEEALSHMLHRSKLPPKRHKRGAIQDESNNSDAKSRHERVYKKRTYLTCEMWNSAPDHLKRSTIHQVLHNGFMFVDTYAPYDAGILLAILPYATFEDRNKFWNSTWPKLICLTRGANLQRMMELCFNTQDEISQFKRNVLAKSDDVENLCVEYYLKGYCFEYVNDLVDFCCLDNVQTARSFKQKLLRSAFLSTQDSSLQLGTSFHIEEFNGFILNAFDSEDQASVFKNDVILSPFFQHILLKMIASQCKKLMQFVDAFVSSKDTLKKIKTQILEAVKQYYLNRKRCGNVLPVEDRDTFLLWCLGSKEEISQFERQYFVSDADGSSSE
- the LOC135848253 gene encoding uncharacterized protein LOC135848253 isoform X20 codes for the protein MAEIPSDVFDMLHPSPVSLKKLSAMAITLEMYRREMNKYRSNCKLEKYNPYNVVNSSKTVFPDLPPTLYGLIDEYVVRLGPSMAFWLSTHYDEGFHLHYSHPNHVLKDFDNFVCVYKGSIDYLKTAQRMMQCDRFDVDKKFVVACIYFLEDDIRRFWPLVREKIDLSVIEFWKSPLLYYWIRCLKNELDEIPFGTYNNNETLDEEMLDKCMYSNRRCVEYFWNRIPSKNKMRKAEDLIYHHDDSFTRYILPKLNDQQISQLINTERKNLLLAWLEKVVYETDQFLQLWMRYRNMINARCFEDALLQMLHRGNPPHKRQRRRALAIQYSKIVESDNKRIYNNRTYLTCEMWNSAPDHLKRSAIHKIVHTGFMFVGRYECATYDVGVLLAILAYATFEDRNKFWNSTWPKLIYHTRVANLQRMMELCFKTQDEISQFKRNVLAKSDDVKKQSVEYLRDNCFEEANDLVDFCCPEIQTAKSLKQELLRSAFLSAQDSSLQFGTSFYIEEFNDFISNAFDSEDQASAFKNDVILSPFFQHILKKMIPSQCKKLMQFVDASVSSKEILKKIKIQILEYVKLHYRKS